The Candidatus Omnitrophota bacterium genomic interval ATATAACTGTTCGGCAACCCCGTTGGATTGTAAATTTACTGGAAAAATGGTTTACAGTATTTCTACCGGAGGCCTGATCATTGCAGAGAGCTGCGATAAGAAATAAAAAAGGTTTTACCTTAGTTGAATTAATGGTGGCCGTAGCAATTACTCTTTTAGTAATTGTAGGGTCGATTTTGAGTTTTGTGCAACTTATATTTTTAGCTGATTCTAGCGTTAATTTAACCACTGCCGTCAATGATGCGCAATATGTCCTTGAACAGCTAAAAGGTGTTAGTTATGGGGCGATATCAGGCTATACAGCGCCAGTTTTTCATAATTTACCAGGGGAAACCGTAGCCCTTATTCGCAGCGTAGGGGTAAATTTAGCTAATTTAACCGTAAATGTCAGTTGGCAGGAAAAAAATCAGACAAAGAGCTTTTCTTTGTCCACTTGTATTGCTAAATAATAAACGCGCCTTTACTATTATCGAGATACTTATTTGCGCGATAATCGGTGCTTTTATAGTAACGGCTCTGTTTTATATTTTAAACACTGGACAAAATATAAATGATTTAAGTTCGGCTAAGGTTCAGGCTCAGTCACAAGCGCGCAGGGTGAGTGATTGGATTGGGCAAGATTTGCGCCAGGCAGTGGTGTGGGATTTAGCTAATAATAACCCTAGCGCAACACATATAAAATTCAGGCCGGTATTAGGCTGGGATATTGCGGGCAATACTTACCAGCTGGATGCTAACTATATAGAATATAATTATAATGCTGCTGCTAAGATTCTTACTCGAAACCTGGTTAATGGTGCAGGCGCAGTTTTAAACTCATGGGTATTTAATGGGATAGTGGCACAACCATTTTTTACGCGCGATGGTTTGGGAAACTTAATTAATTTAGATAATAGCGTAGGAACAAGCAAAAAAATAATTACCTTAATTTCAGTAAGTAAGGTTTCCGAAAAGGGAGTAAATTTTACAGTTTCTTTAACTGCAGAGACAAAAATACGCAATGAATAATCGCCAAGGGTTTGTGCT includes:
- a CDS encoding prepilin-type N-terminal cleavage/methylation domain-containing protein → MQRAAIRNKKGFTLVELMVAVAITLLVIVGSILSFVQLIFLADSSVNLTTAVNDAQYVLEQLKGVSYGAISGYTAPVFHNLPGETVALIRSVGVNLANLTVNVSWQEKNQTKSFSLSTCIAK
- a CDS encoding prepilin-type N-terminal cleavage/methylation domain-containing protein gives rise to the protein MLNNKRAFTIIEILICAIIGAFIVTALFYILNTGQNINDLSSAKVQAQSQARRVSDWIGQDLRQAVVWDLANNNPSATHIKFRPVLGWDIAGNTYQLDANYIEYNYNAAAKILTRNLVNGAGAVLNSWVFNGIVAQPFFTRDGLGNLINLDNSVGTSKKIITLISVSKVSEKGVNFTVSLTAETKIRNE